The Desmonostoc muscorum LEGE 12446 genome includes a region encoding these proteins:
- a CDS encoding Dps family protein, which yields MRAINIGLTQEQRQGVINLLNQDLADAYLLLVKTKKYHWDVVGPQFRSLHQLWEEHYEKLTVNIDALAERIRALGGYPVGTMEGFLKIATLKEHAGSVPTATGMVANLVQDHEQVIRNLRDHVDQSGEKFHDQGTADFLTGLMEQHEEIAWMLRSFIEGQALEGDGTQPATQAKTPVGV from the coding sequence ATGCGTGCGATCAACATTGGTTTGACACAAGAACAGCGTCAAGGTGTGATTAATCTGTTGAATCAAGATTTAGCAGATGCCTATTTACTGTTAGTAAAAACCAAAAAGTACCATTGGGATGTTGTTGGCCCTCAATTCCGCTCTTTGCACCAACTTTGGGAAGAACATTACGAAAAGCTGACTGTTAATATTGATGCGTTAGCAGAGCGGATTCGTGCTTTGGGTGGTTATCCAGTTGGCACGATGGAAGGATTTCTCAAAATTGCTACCCTCAAGGAACATGCTGGTAGTGTGCCCACTGCAACCGGAATGGTAGCTAATCTAGTGCAAGATCACGAGCAAGTGATTCGCAATCTCAGAGATCATGTAGATCAGTCTGGTGAAAAGTTCCACGATCAAGGAACCGCTGATTTTCTGACTGGATTGATGGAACAACATGAGGAAATCGCTTGGATGTTGCGCTCATTTATTGAAGGGCAAGCACTAGAGGGAGACGGTACACAACCAGCAACACAAGCTAAAACTCCTGTAGGCGTGTAA